CGCCTGATTGACGCCTTCCGCGGCTACGGCCTTTACGTGAGCTCTGTGGTGCTGACCCGCTGGCAAGAACAGCCCAGCGCCATCGCCTACCAGAAAAAGCTAGAGGGTCTTGGCCTGAAGGTTTACCGTCATTATCCTATCGCTGGTTACCCAAGCAACATCCCGCTGGTGGTGAGCGACGACGGCTACGGCAAGAACGAATTTGTCGAAACGACGCGCGAACTCGTCGTGGTGACGGCTCCCGGTCCCGGAAGTGGAAAGATGGCCGTGTGCCTCTCCCAGATTTATCACGAGAACAAGCGGGGCATCAAGGCCGGTTACGCCAAGTTCGAGACGTTCCCTATCTGGAATATTCCGCTGAAGCACCCGGTGAACCTGGCCTACGAGGCCGCCACCGCCGACTTGAACGACGTGAACATGATCGACCCCTTCCATCTGGAAGCTTATGGGCAGACCACCATCAACTATAACCGCGATGTGGAAATCTTCCCGGTGCTGAACGCCCTGTTTACCCGCATTCTGGGCGAGTCTCCGTACAAGAGTCCCACGGACATGGGCGTGAACATGGCGGGCAACTGCATTATTGACGATGCCGCCGTGTGCGAGGCCGCCAAGCAAGAAATTATCCGCCGATACTACAACACCCTCTGCGACGTGCGCAAGGGCAACGCGGAAAAGGACCAGATTTACAAGCAGGAACTGATCATGGAGCAGGCGCAGATTAGCACTGCCGACCGCCCGGTGATTGCCGCTGCCGTAGAAAAGGCCGAACTGACCGATGGTCCGGCGGTTGCT
The DNA window shown above is from Fibrobacter sp. and carries:
- a CDS encoding DUF1846 domain-containing protein — its product is MFKVGFDNEAYLKTQSEKIAERIAKFGGKLYLEFGGKLFDDHHASRVLPGFAPDSKIRMLEKIKDKAEVIIAINAGDIEKNKVRGDLGITYDQDVLRLIDAFRGYGLYVSSVVLTRWQEQPSAIAYQKKLEGLGLKVYRHYPIAGYPSNIPLVVSDDGYGKNEFVETTRELVVVTAPGPGSGKMAVCLSQIYHENKRGIKAGYAKFETFPIWNIPLKHPVNLAYEAATADLNDVNMIDPFHLEAYGQTTINYNRDVEIFPVLNALFTRILGESPYKSPTDMGVNMAGNCIIDDAAVCEAAKQEIIRRYYNTLCDVRKGNAEKDQIYKQELIMEQAQISTADRPVIAAAVEKAELTDGPAVAIQLNDGAIISAKTSSLLGASSAMLLDALKHLAHIPDEVRLLSPMVIEPIQNLKTKQLGHKNPRLHMDEALVALSVCALTDYNAKIALEKLPELRHCEVHSSVILSQVDVGVFRRLGVNLTTEPNYQSGNLYHG